Within the Gemmatimonadaceae bacterium genome, the region TTGAACAACTTTGAAACGACGGTCGCCACGCCTTTCAAGTGCCCCGGGCCGCGCGATTCTCCTTCGAGCGGCTCGCTGAGGCCCTCGACAATCACTGACGTCGACGCGTCGTGTTGGTACATCTCGTCGGCGTTAGGCGCAAAAACATAGTCGACGCCGGCGCTCTGTGCGATCGCCGCGTCGCGAGCCTCGTCGCGAGGATAGGCCTCGAGGTCCGCCGGGTCGTTGAACTGTGTCGGGTTCACGAAGAGCGAGACGACGACGACGTCGGTATCGATACGCGCTCGCCGCATCAGCGAGAGATGCCCTTCGTGAAAGGCGCCCATCGTCGGCACGAGTCCGATCCGCGCGCCCGTAGCGCGACTCGCCTCGAGCGCTCCCCGGAGCACCGCGATCTCGCGGATGATCCTCACGATCGGGGATCCTCGGCAAGCGCACGCGTCGCGCGGGCGAGCGAATCCCAGAGGTCCACGAGTTCGGGCGCTCGTGCGGCCAGCGCCGCGCGTTGACGCTCCGCCGTCTCGACATCGCCGCGCGCGATCGGACCCGTGATCGCCTTGCGCGCGCCGAGCCGCGCCCAGTTCTCGACCGCGGCCCTAACGAGTGGCACCAGCAGATCCCGGTCGACGCCCGCCAGCGCGCCGAGTCGCTCCGCAGCGCCTTCGATCGTCACGAGGTAGTTGGAGGCCATCGATGCCGCCGCGTGATAGACGTCGCGATCAGCCTCGGCGACCGCGAAAGGCCTCATGCGTAACCGCCGCGCAAGCGCAGTTGCAACCGCGCGCGCCCGCTCGGTGCTGCCCGCAACGGCGCACCCTGCACCCGCGAATGATACCGCCACATCGCCCGCGACCGTCATGAGAGGATGCATCGAGAACGCCTCGTGAGGCGCCAGCGGTGCCAGGCTCGTCGACCCGGAGCAATGGCCCACGAGCGGTC harbors:
- a CDS encoding Rossmann-like and DUF2520 domain-containing protein, which gives rise to MDALTDTCVAIVGAGRMGKALAAAMIGAELRVIGPISRGSASRLVTSADTDSAEVVLLCVPDGAIAAAARAIDPGPLVGHCSGSTSLAPLAPHEAFSMHPLMTVAGDVAVSFAGAGCAVAGSTERARAVATALARRLRMRPFAVAEADRDVYHAAASMASNYLVTIEGAAERLGALAGVDRDLLVPLVRAAVENWARLGARKAITGPIARGDVETAERQRAALAARAPELVDLWDSLARATRALAEDPRS